The genome window TGCAGAGGGGCAACGCTCCTTTGCCCGCCGGAGGCCTGGCCGTCGAGAGATGTCTGAAGGAGTGAGTGTCCAGACGCGGACACTGTGTCGTATGCCCCCTTACCAACCCGCGGGGATTCCAGTGCGAGCGGCGAGTTCTCAACGCTGGTCCCACAAAGCGGACATCCGTTGTTTACCAAGGTTCCTCGTTGAAGTGCCTCCGGCGGCAAGGGCCTGTGTTGTTTTTTTGGCCCCCTTGACCCCAGGCTGCCGTCGCACGTTGGGTTTGAGGTAGCAGTGTCGCATCGGCAAGGACGCCGTTCGGCAGGCTTGTCGGAGACCCGACTCCGATTCACGATACGGGAATGGATTCGCTTCCCGCCTCCCGCACTGCGATCGAACGCGTTCAGCTCAACAAACTCCGCATGCTGCTGCGCGCCCTCTGGCAGCGCAACCCCTTCTGGACAGCGCGGCTCCAGGTCGCCGGCGTCACTCCGGAAATCACCAGCCTCGCCGACTTCCGCCGCCTCCCGTTCACGACGAAGCAGGAACTCGTCGACGACCAGAACACCCACGCCCCCTACGGCACCAACCTGACGTTCCCGCTCCCGCAGTACGTCCGCCTCCACCAGACCTCCGGCACGACCGGTCGCCCCATGCGGTGGCTCGACACCCAGGACAGCTGGGACTGGTTCATGCGGTGCTGGAGCCAGATCTACACCGCCGCCGGCGTCGAACGCGACGCCGTCGTCGCCTTCCCGTTCTCCTTCGGCCCGTTCATCGGCTTCTGGGCCGCCTTCGATGGCGCCGTCCGCCGCGGCTACCGCTGCCTCCCCCTCGGCGGGCTGGCGACCGAGACGCGGCTCGACGTGATCGTCGAGAACCGCGCCACCGTCGTCTGCTGCACCCCGACCTACGCCCTCCGGATGACCGACGTCGCCGAGCAGCGGGGGATGGACCTCCGCAAGGCCTCGGTCCGACGGTTCATCTTCGCCGGCGAACCGGGGGCGTGCCTGGAGCCGATCCGCGATCGGATTCACGACGTCTGGGGAGCCCGGGTCTTCGACCACTGGGGGATGACCGACATCGGCTCGCTCGGGATCGAGCACGAGTGCGAACCGGGTGTGCTGCGGATCCTGGAGTCCGAGTGCATCGGCGAGATCGTCCATCCCGAGACCGGCGAGCCGATCCCGGCGGGTGAACTGGGCGAGCTCGTGATCACGAACCTCGGCCGCCACGGCCAGCCGGTACTGCGCTACCGGACTGGCGACCTCGTCCGGGCCGCCACGACGCCCGCTCCCGATGGGGCTGAGACGCTACGGTTGCCCGGAGGGATCCTCGGCCGGACCGACGACATGGTCGTGATCCGCGGGAACAACGTCTTTCCGTCGAGCATCGATGCGGTGATGCGGTCGATTCCCGACGTGATTGAGTACCGGGCGACGGTGAAGACGGTGCGGGCGATGCCGCATCTCGTCCTCGAAGTCGAGCCCCGCACGGCAGAGGTCGCGGCCGCGCTGGCCAGCGT of Planctomyces sp. SH-PL14 contains these proteins:
- a CDS encoding phenylacetate--CoA ligase family protein, with the translated sequence MDSLPASRTAIERVQLNKLRMLLRALWQRNPFWTARLQVAGVTPEITSLADFRRLPFTTKQELVDDQNTHAPYGTNLTFPLPQYVRLHQTSGTTGRPMRWLDTQDSWDWFMRCWSQIYTAAGVERDAVVAFPFSFGPFIGFWAAFDGAVRRGYRCLPLGGLATETRLDVIVENRATVVCCTPTYALRMTDVAEQRGMDLRKASVRRFIFAGEPGACLEPIRDRIHDVWGARVFDHWGMTDIGSLGIEHECEPGVLRILESECIGEIVHPETGEPIPAGELGELVITNLGRHGQPVLRYRTGDLVRAATTPAPDGAETLRLPGGILGRTDDMVVIRGNNVFPSSIDAVMRSIPDVIEYRATVKTVRAMPHLVLEVEPRTAEVAAALASVVQRAFRERLGFQTEVALAEMNSLPRFELKARRFHRV